Genomic DNA from Vespa velutina chromosome 6, iVesVel2.1, whole genome shotgun sequence:
GTAGGCGTATAAACGTTCACgtgggagtgagagagagagggagaaagagatgaaagaaaaagagagggaagacaGTGGGATTCCGATTACGTCGACATGAAACATAGCTACATCTCTACGTAGTACAGTACGAATACAATGCATTCTCGAAGAAACGAATGGCCTGACTTTTGTCTGTCATGAAATAGGATGAGATGGATCGGAAAATAGAGAACGAGCGGAATTTTTACAAAACTtcctataaatttttttagttttgCTTTCTCActtaaggaaaaataaaattgagaataaagatattattgataGAAAGGAATCGTGGAAatgcaatatattatatatttcgttcgtGCAATGGTATGTACACGAAATATCTCCGACATTTCCATTCCTATCGTTTTCAATCTACGCAATGATTTCTCCCTTCCTTACAGCCTTCTATCGTCCGCGCAAacgttttcatatttattttatcgaccTTTATCTTTGCGCCGATTTATCTATATCGCGTCCatgagaagtaaaaaagaaaacaaaaaagaaactaaaaagaTCTGGGAAGATATCGACGCAGTAGTACGAGCACGAAATAACTCCGACATCTCCATCTATACAAACGTTcgttttcgttcctttttcgtttcattttcctttggtttcgtttcgttcgccTAACATATTTGTCGCATTTTATTTACGACGATCGATTATACATACCCCCGTTtcagagaaagaatatattgcGAAATATCGTAAAGAACAACaagtttatttcttcttcttttttctttttaattacaacAATTAGTACAAGTATTTAGTACAAACACAAAATAACTTCGACAATTCCatatattcgattaaacgctgttttcatttttcctttattcattAAAGTAATTGTTAAATAAGTGTTCATTCATGTTAATcgtaaactaaaaaaaaaaaaaatgaaagaaaagaaaaaaaagaaacagaccgaagaaaatatagaaagaatcaAGCTGACAGTCGCTGCGCAAAATGCATTCTCCAGGTGTATATGAACCTGGTGTACGCAATGGCAATTCCGATACCGTCTTTCATAATCTCGGTGATATACCTCACCATCGCCTACTTCAAGATCTACAACGAAGACGAGGAGGCCCTTGTTGGCGGGGAGGAAGGAGAGGAGGGCGCCGAGGGCGATGGAAGCAACGGTACGCCTCTGCCGCCCACGAGCGGTGCCCTTACGCCTGGAAGCGAAGCTTTTAGGGAGGACTTGGCGAGTTTCGGTCATCAGCTCAAGGTCGCGATGGCTGATGACATCAGTAGGGAGAGTCTCGATGGCATACCCAACTCGCTCTCGGTTCAGGGGTAAGCCAAACAATACGAATTGTGTAATTTGAGAGAAATCGACtcgacttttctttctttaaaaaaaaaaaggaagataatttatctctctctctctctctctctctctatatatatatatatatatatatatatatatatatatatatattctttttagaCATCGATATATAAAGGTCGTTTAAGGGTAAATCCGATTGCCGTTGGAGTTTAtggttaataatattttctcgtgGCACACGTGTATGTTACGAAGCTTATTGTCCAATCGAGTGAAAATAAATGTCGATCATGCGACACTTGGCTGGCTTTTAacgtactactactactactactactactcctgCTGTTCACCATTTACGGGAAGCATTTATACTCGCGTCATTTTCCGGTATACTTACGTTCGATGGGGCTTCTGCTCGATTTACCGACGAAACATGATAGATTTGTAAAGAGAATTGTCTCGACTTGAATCGCAACATAATCGCTTTAAAAACTAACCACATTAAGacgagaaaaacaaagagagataaatatatagataggtagatagaaagagaaagagagagagagagagagagagagagagagagagagagagacagtgacAGTGTGGTCAAGCTAAAGTCttcatgtttttaatattctttacaaGCTGATATTATTTAAGGCTTCAcaaacgattttattaatcctttctactcctctatctttccttctgAAGAAAACATAAAGCTtacgatatacataaataaataaataaatacatacatatatatatatacatatatatacaggtataTATTCACATTATATCTcgattatgaatatatttaaaagccTTTTGCgtgcataatatattttcgtgAGTTAACTACTAAATAACGAGGTAAAATAAATCGAGCGAGAAAGTACAAGTGGTTCACGGTCAAGAAATTGAGGAGGAGAATTTTActcatgtataaatatatagccGAGAGAGAGGGGAATTTCTTTCATAAGGTGTTACTAACTAAAGCTAATGGTGAGGGAATAGATGTATCATAGAAAATCGCATAGTTCGCGATTTCCTTTCGAAAGCCACCATTCAATACCCGAAGCAGAAACGCGTATTGTCCGCAAtttctatatgtgtatatacagtatataaatattatagtagCCACGTaacaatatctctctctctctctctctctctctctcctctctctctctctctctctctctctttctctcgctttctttctcgcaGACCTCGTTTCAACATCGTACTCACCGATATATCGAACGTGATTACACGGCCAATTTCACCGACGGCCTAAGCTCATCACGGCTAGGATATCCGATGGACTAAGTACGCAAACACCGCGGCCTGCGCTTCGAATTAGATTAGCCCTGTCCTCTTTCAGGACGAAATCGATGTTTTCGAGGCCTTGGGAAATAACTACGATCTCCCATCTTATTATCCTGAAACTCTTACTCCTTTAATCTCGACGATAAACTCGATCAACTTAGTCGTTTTAACTCGTAAAACGAAGTTTCTTCAACTTTTTAACTCTTTCCCCAGACATTCTTTCCTACATTTCCAACATCAGCTCGTCTGGAATTTATGAAATCCTAACGAAAAAGTTAGGGAATTACCAACGAAAGGACAATTTGATAAACGTACCAACGTTTAtgcataaaattaaaaaaaaaaaaaaaaaaagaaagaaagaaaaaagtaaggagaaacgagaagaattctataaaaacaaagaaaaaaaaataaaaagaattgatcATAATTTCACGAGTTCAACATATTTTTCGAAACGAGTCAGATCTTCATTTGGAACGTTCTATTTGTGAAAGAAACGCGTGTCAAATGGAAGTATTTttacaaagaataaaattctgaATGTAAAAACGAATATCGATAGTAAAAGTCAGTATTTTTGCAATATATGTAATGTTATTTTgccatttgaaaattttatacgcTAGATTACTGATTTATGTTAGGATATTAGCTGAACGTCGCCTGAAAATTTCCAGATGTTTCTACCGGTGTTGTACAGCCAACTTGGCAGCAGTTAACCATCATAATATACACTATACCCCGGCGATGGCGTCTTGCAGTCTAGTTTCGTGCCAAGAGCTCGCGTTTCCATGTACaatgaataaatacatacgtatatatgtatgtatgtatatatatatgtgtgtgtgtatgtttacgtatatatatacgtgtgtatgtgtatacataaataaaaaggatacgTCTAGAATTAAAGAACGACGTTTATCacgatatcttcttttatttattcgaaaaatttt
This window encodes:
- the LOC124950105 gene encoding protein tipE isoform X7, giving the protein MNGLPETTITSKISTMKISLRTTMQDCRNPSLQFAGLMGNDSEWYFTGAKLFPNVKGCGYPPVLNCSIFYQQYANIGHNFSCYYSKVDPGIVISELDMWQVYMNLVYAMAIPIPSFIISVIYLTIAYFKIYNEDEEALVGGEEGEEGAEGDGSNGTPLPPTSGALTPGSEAFREDLASFGHQLKVAMADDISRESLDGIPNSLSVQGILAERRLKISRCFYRCCTANLAAVNHHNIHYTPAMASCSLVSCQELAFPCTMNKYIRIYVCMYIYMCVCMFTYIYTCVCVYINKKDTSRIKERRLSRYLLLFIRKIF